Proteins encoded within one genomic window of Spiroplasma endosymbiont of Agriotes lineatus:
- a CDS encoding MSC_0882 family membrane protein, protein MIIGFLGIIFSSIPLILWFLKHQNIVIDNENLIPHSILMISLCIVSLGLFFISLFDWIKIKKEVEGYLKKAKLGNNVIPNFIIANYRKMHIRSIIINWVAFPLYIIGAMIIAILCGLSGAIQPKIFGFLILDMTIRDLTTEIIILTGILFALFFYKY, encoded by the coding sequence ATGATTATTGGTTTTTTAGGAATAATCTTTTCTTCAATACCGTTAATTTTATGATTTTTAAAGCACCAAAATATTGTTATTGACAATGAAAATTTAATTCCTCATTCAATTTTAATGATATCATTATGTATTGTGTCATTAGGTTTATTTTTTATTTCTTTATTTGATTGAATTAAAATTAAAAAAGAAGTGGAAGGATATTTAAAAAAAGCTAAATTAGGAAATAATGTTATTCCTAATTTTATTATCGCTAATTATCGAAAAATGCATATTCGTAGTATTATTATTAACTGAGTAGCTTTTCCTTTGTATATTATTGGTGCTATGATCATTGCTATTCTTTGTGGATTATCAGGAGCAATCCAACCAAAAATTTTTGGTTTTTTAATTTTAGATATGACGATTAGAGATTTAACAACAGAAATTATTATTTTAACAGGAATATTATTTGCCTTGTTTTTTTACAAGTATTAA
- a CDS encoding ETX/MTX2 family pore-forming toxin, translating to MKKLLGILRTITIAGGGMSGIVGNASASEKNEINYLQTSNLENLNRNKRDNDYEYGSFASGNRKIKFYGYDDWYKGEIKLNPYSSKIEFTGNSSYFHRYFASGNNTKYLQITIFDNSNYKIKDIEIGTRDWMQKVIEDNNLKNGINYENGYKIVVYTKEPWRTWFNIDNINNWTRYAHVDSCCWDYTKTFFIKNNNLVTYDSFGDLNHIITNTNLGWLNNNNKHTILDAVKKVNPNLDINKVGISNITATYANINGYNSNKYRNYKKVSFTVKPDLKNIIRNKSLHNLNNNSDIAILNELNYLNPNLDISQLEVKEKSNIFATIRAKIDSDKYFGEKKIYYSINNQMNRIINLDELIKKGIFLGFRDKNQGITIKEIKNINTSNLIYSNVTATKNIEPTYTKNSKSICFGTTTLFHNLPTKKNMKTPSCKYTKETTVNSQITTGLSKTKSEETRIEKTSTSSMEHNWNIKLNASGGIWPFSNVSETIGAGGSYGSSETNTSSEAKTLSNTFDFSNSKTNEYKEASEVELPSQEIEVNPNQKIKVTASLDEVLTQVTLKLTQNIYGEITSQITSKSNEEKSFKISIKEIMQKLKQYNLLPQEITINNNDSITFNGNANRALKQGFDSNIEFHEVK from the coding sequence ATGAAAAAATTATTAGGAATTTTGAGAACAATAACAATAGCAGGAGGTGGAATGTCAGGAATTGTTGGAAATGCATCAGCTTCAGAAAAAAATGAAATTAATTATTTACAAACAAGTAATTTAGAAAATTTAAATAGAAATAAAAGAGACAATGACTATGAATATGGTTCTTTTGCAAGCGGTAACAGAAAAATTAAATTTTATGGTTATGATGATTGATATAAAGGTGAAATTAAATTAAATCCATATAGTTCTAAAATAGAATTTACGGGGAATAGTTCTTATTTTCATAGATATTTTGCAAGTGGTAATAATACAAAATATTTACAAATAACTATTTTTGATAATTCTAATTATAAAATAAAAGATATTGAAATCGGCACAAGAGATTGAATGCAAAAAGTTATTGAAGATAATAATTTAAAAAATGGAATAAATTATGAAAATGGATATAAAATTGTGGTTTATACAAAAGAACCATGAAGAACTTGATTTAATATCGATAACATAAATAATTGAACAAGATATGCTCATGTAGATAGTTGTTGTTGAGATTATACTAAAACATTTTTTATTAAAAATAATAATTTAGTTACATATGATTCTTTTGGTGATTTAAATCATATTATTACAAATACAAATTTAGGTTGATTAAATAATAATAATAAACATACTATTTTAGATGCTGTAAAAAAAGTAAATCCTAATTTAGATATTAATAAAGTTGGAATTAGTAATATAACAGCTACTTATGCAAATATTAATGGATATAATTCAAATAAGTATAGAAATTATAAAAAAGTTAGTTTTACAGTTAAACCAGATTTAAAAAATATTATTAGAAATAAATCATTACATAATTTAAATAATAATAGCGATATAGCAATTTTAAATGAATTAAATTATTTAAATCCCAATTTAGATATTTCACAATTAGAAGTTAAAGAAAAAAGTAATATTTTTGCAACAATCAGAGCAAAAATCGATAGTGATAAGTACTTTGGTGAAAAGAAAATATATTATTCAATAAATAATCAAATGAATAGAATAATTAATTTGGATGAATTAATTAAAAAAGGTATATTTTTAGGTTTTAGAGATAAAAATCAAGGAATTACTATAAAAGAAATTAAAAATATTAATACAAGTAATCTAATATATTCAAATGTAACAGCAACAAAAAATATTGAACCAACATACACTAAAAATAGTAAAAGTATTTGTTTTGGAACAACCACATTATTCCATAACTTACCTACAAAAAAGAATATGAAAACCCCAAGTTGTAAATACACAAAAGAAACAACCGTAAATTCTCAAATTACTACAGGTTTAAGTAAAACAAAAAGTGAAGAAACAAGAATAGAAAAAACTTCTACTTCAAGTATGGAACATAATTGAAATATTAAATTAAATGCAAGTGGAGGAATATGACCTTTTTCTAATGTTTCTGAAACAATCGGAGCCGGAGGTTCTTATGGTTCTTCCGAAACAAATACATCCTCAGAAGCAAAAACTTTAAGTAATACATTTGATTTTTCAAACAGTAAAACAAATGAATATAAAGAAGCTTCAGAAGTAGAATTACCGTCACAAGAAATTGAAGTTAACCCAAACCAAAAAATAAAAGTTACTGCTTCATTAGATGAAGTTTTAACACAAGTAACATTAAAATTAACACAAAATATTTATGGCGAAATTACTTCACAAATAACAAGTAAAAGTAATGAAGAAAAATCATTTAAAATTTCAATTAAAGAAATTATGCAAAAATTAAAACAATATAATCTTTTACCACAAGAAATTACTATAAATAATAACGATAGTATAACTTTTAACGGAAATGCAAATAGGGCATTAAAACAAGGATTTGATAGTAATATTGAGTTTCATGAAGTAAAATAA
- a CDS encoding integrase core domain-containing protein: MQRAIKNFGELGITIKRLRTDNAPEFTTTNWSNKKSYKVKERAFTTFLSRNGIVDETTPIRSPQSNGKIERFHQHYNKLFYSKDKKLNQNELQHYLNKYYYFYNFERPHSSLQNKSPFQILQKFLTK; the protein is encoded by the coding sequence GTGCAAAGAGCAATAAAAAATTTCGGAGAACTTGGCATAACCATTAAACGCCTTCGTACTGATAATGCTCCCGAATTTACTACTACTAACTGAAGTAATAAAAAATCGTACAAAGTAAAAGAAAGGGCTTTTACAACCTTTCTTTCGAGAAACGGAATTGTCGACGAAACCACACCGATTCGTTCGCCTCAATCTAATGGGAAGATCGAACGATTTCACCAACATTATAACAAATTATTTTATTCCAAGGATAAAAAATTAAATCAAAATGAACTTCAACATTATTTAAATAAATATTATTACTTTTATAATTTTGAACGCCCTCATTCATCACTGCAAAATAAGTCGCCATTTCAAATATTACAAAAATTTTTAACAAAGTAA
- the rplA gene encoding 50S ribosomal protein L1, with protein sequence MVIIKKSRYSKNYQKVSQMFDKIKIYSIDEAVSLVKKTSITKFDATVELVFLLNVDPRHADQQLRGSLVLPAGSGKKRRILVLTNSMNQVAIDNKADFVGGKDLIEKIQKENWFDFDVIIATPDIMVELGKIGKILGPRGLMPNPKTGTVTTDVQKAITEVRKGKIEYRVDKQGNVHVIIGKVSFSEKQLKENYQAIYETLRKVRPAAVKGAYIKNISISTTMGPAIKVAIDN encoded by the coding sequence ATGGTAATTATTAAAAAGAGTCGTTATTCTAAAAATTATCAAAAAGTATCCCAAATGTTTGATAAAATTAAAATATATTCAATTGATGAAGCTGTTTCATTAGTTAAAAAAACTTCAATAACAAAATTTGATGCTACAGTTGAGTTAGTTTTTCTTTTAAATGTTGATCCACGACATGCTGATCAACAACTTCGTGGATCGTTAGTTTTGCCGGCAGGAAGTGGTAAAAAACGAAGAATTTTAGTATTAACTAATAGTATGAATCAAGTGGCGATTGATAATAAAGCTGATTTTGTTGGTGGTAAGGATTTAATTGAAAAAATTCAAAAAGAAAATTGATTTGATTTTGACGTTATTATTGCAACGCCAGATATTATGGTTGAATTAGGAAAGATTGGTAAAATATTAGGACCTAGGGGTTTAATGCCAAATCCAAAAACAGGAACGGTAACTACTGATGTGCAAAAAGCAATTACAGAAGTTCGTAAGGGTAAGATTGAATATCGTGTTGATAAGCAAGGTAATGTTCATGTAATTATTGGTAAGGTTTCTTTTAGTGAAAAGCAGTTAAAGGAAAACTATCAAGCGATTTATGAAACGCTTAGAAAAGTTCGTCCCGCGGCCGTTAAAGGTGCTTATATAAAAAATATTAGTATTAGCACTACTATGGGGCCGGCGATTAAAGTTGCTATTGATAATTAA
- the rplK gene encoding 50S ribosomal protein L11 has protein sequence MAKKIKRIVKLQFNAAQAKPGPGLASLGINMPQFCVAFNGATKTRMGDVVPVIITAYDDKSFDFVLKTTPAAVLLKRAANIEKGSSSSKKEKVATITEDKIREIAEYKIVDLNANDIEKAMKIIEGTARNMGIIVEKLSKGEQK, from the coding sequence GTGGCTAAAAAAATTAAAAGAATTGTTAAATTACAGTTTAATGCGGCGCAAGCTAAGCCGGGCCCGGGGTTGGCTTCATTAGGGATTAATATGCCACAGTTTTGTGTTGCTTTTAATGGTGCAACAAAAACAAGAATGGGTGATGTTGTCCCTGTTATTATTACTGCTTATGATGATAAGTCATTTGATTTTGTTTTAAAAACAACCCCAGCAGCTGTTTTATTAAAAAGAGCAGCTAATATTGAAAAAGGTTCAAGTAGTAGTAAAAAAGAAAAAGTAGCAACGATTACTGAAGATAAAATCAGAGAAATTGCCGAATATAAAATAGTTGATTTAAATGCTAACGATATTGAGAAAGCAATGAAAATTATTGAAGGAACAGCAAGAAATATGGGAATTATTGTTGAAAAGCTATCAAAAGGGGAACAAAAATAG
- a CDS encoding IS3 family transposase yields MVNTFNKSRKIYGARKIKAVLIRKDIILSRRKIRCIMIKNNLVSKYTKLKYRNHKTTANNAKISNVLNREFNDKKPNEVVVSDLTHV; encoded by the coding sequence ATTGTCAATACATTTAATAAAAGTCGCAAAATTTATGGGGCCCGTAAAATTAAAGCTGTTTTAATAAGAAAAGATATCATCTTATCGCGGCGAAAAATCAGATGCATTATGATCAAAAATAATTTGGTTTCTAAATACACCAAATTAAAATATCGTAATCATAAAACAACAGCTAATAATGCCAAAATTAGTAATGTTTTAAATCGTGAATTTAATGACAAAAAACCTAATGAAGTTGTTGTTAGTGATTTAACACATGTGTAA
- a CDS encoding valine--tRNA ligase, whose protein sequence is MMKSLSKKYEHFEVENGKYDYWLEKQLFSADNINNKPVFSMILPPPNITGKLHLGHAWNNTLQDVMARYKILTGYCVTWFPGMDHAGIATQIKIAERIWDEEKKRITSFSRDQFIAKVNLWKDEYANIIREQWAKLGLSLDYRYEKFTLDSDVNQLVNETFVKLYNDGLIYRGKKIINWDPQLKTALSNMEVTYKEVQGKMYYIDYALVDSDEMITIATTRPETIFADQALVFHPNDVRYQKYLHKEVINPANKQRIPIIADEYIIMEFGTGIMKCTPAHDFNDYQIAKRHNLDLIICMDSGGTMNAEALQYEGLDRFVCRQQLIGDLEKQNLVVKIADFVHQVGYSERSDVIVEPYLSEQWFVKMQPLVNKALKLQNSADMILFYPSRFANILDQWLENIQDWCISRQLWWGHQLPVWYHQDTKEIIVAIAPPNKEEWLQDSDVLDTWFSSALWPLIFAQQNNDKLFFEKFLPNSLLVTGYDIIFFWISRMIFESLYLVNKKPFKAVLIHGLIRDEQGRKMSKSLGNGIDPMDIITEYGADSLRFFLLTNSTPGQDLGFNITKVRSSWNFINKLWNASRYVLLNLADDFKPVNNILDLKLEAVDYWILNNFNFVLEKMQANMEKYEFVVSGKYLFNFVWDNFCSWYIELSKSNLQNPKTKVASIQVLFYLLKQIIILLHPLIPFVTEEIYQKMFNNKKSIMEEKYPIFLENIFPVNYLINVINIITVIRELRATRNIKHHIALNFNLNSDNQDYQKYAQEINGFLQKLTNSQMTTINEKISNLGQTIALPLIDGTIDVFLDMTINKKEQKLFIQKQLQDIHHELERSKTILNNEQFLNKAPIAKVNAEKHKYEQYEELYKQLQKKLQEILS, encoded by the coding sequence TTAATGAAATCATTAAGTAAAAAATATGAGCATTTTGAAGTAGAAAATGGTAAATATGATTATTGATTAGAGAAACAATTATTTAGTGCTGATAATATTAATAATAAACCTGTTTTTAGTATGATTTTGCCTCCACCTAATATTACTGGTAAATTACATTTGGGTCATGCTTGGAATAATACTTTGCAGGATGTTATGGCTCGTTATAAAATCTTAACTGGTTATTGTGTTACTTGATTTCCAGGAATGGATCATGCGGGGATTGCTACCCAAATAAAAATTGCTGAAAGGATATGAGATGAAGAGAAAAAACGGATTACTAGTTTTTCTCGTGATCAGTTTATTGCTAAAGTTAATTTGTGAAAGGATGAATATGCTAATATAATTCGTGAACAATGAGCAAAATTAGGATTATCATTAGATTATCGTTATGAGAAGTTTACTTTAGATAGTGATGTTAATCAATTAGTTAATGAAACATTTGTTAAATTATATAATGATGGTTTAATTTATCGTGGCAAAAAAATTATTAATTGAGACCCACAATTAAAAACAGCGTTATCTAATATGGAAGTAACTTATAAAGAAGTTCAAGGTAAAATGTATTATATTGATTATGCTTTAGTAGATAGTGATGAAATGATTACAATTGCTACAACAAGACCAGAAACAATATTTGCCGATCAAGCCTTAGTTTTTCATCCTAATGATGTTCGCTATCAAAAGTATCTTCATAAGGAAGTTATTAATCCGGCTAATAAACAAAGAATTCCGATAATTGCTGATGAATACATCATAATGGAATTTGGAACAGGGATAATGAAATGTACTCCTGCTCATGATTTTAATGATTATCAAATTGCTAAAAGACATAATTTGGATTTAATTATTTGTATGGATTCTGGCGGCACAATGAATGCCGAAGCTTTACAATATGAGGGATTAGATCGTTTTGTTTGTCGGCAACAGTTAATAGGTGATTTAGAAAAACAAAATTTAGTTGTTAAAATTGCTGATTTTGTTCATCAAGTAGGATATTCAGAACGCAGTGATGTTATTGTTGAACCATATTTATCAGAACAATGATTTGTTAAAATGCAACCATTAGTAAATAAGGCTTTAAAATTACAAAATAGCGCTGATATGATTTTGTTTTATCCATCAAGATTTGCAAATATTTTAGATCAATGGTTAGAAAATATTCAGGATTGATGTATCTCCCGACAATTGTGGTGGGGACATCAATTACCAGTATGGTATCATCAAGATACTAAGGAAATTATTGTAGCCATAGCGCCACCTAATAAAGAAGAATGATTACAAGATAGTGATGTTTTAGATACTTGATTTTCTAGTGCTTTGTGACCTTTAATATTTGCGCAACAAAATAACGATAAATTATTTTTTGAAAAATTTTTGCCAAATTCCTTGTTAGTTACTGGTTATGATATTATTTTCTTTTGAATTAGTCGAATGATTTTTGAATCATTATATTTAGTTAATAAAAAACCTTTCAAAGCGGTATTAATTCATGGCTTAATTCGTGATGAACAAGGAAGAAAAATGTCAAAATCTTTAGGTAATGGGATTGATCCAATGGATATTATTACTGAGTATGGTGCTGATAGTTTACGATTCTTTTTATTAACTAATAGTACTCCGGGGCAAGATTTAGGATTTAATATTACTAAAGTTCGTTCTTCGTGAAATTTTATTAATAAACTTTGAAATGCCAGCAGATATGTGCTTTTAAATTTAGCAGATGATTTTAAACCAGTGAATAATATTTTAGATTTAAAATTAGAAGCTGTTGATTATTGAATTTTAAATAATTTTAATTTTGTTCTTGAAAAAATGCAAGCAAATATGGAGAAATATGAATTTGTTGTTAGTGGTAAATATCTTTTTAATTTTGTTTGAGATAATTTTTGTTCTTGATATATTGAGTTATCAAAAAGTAATTTACAAAATCCCAAAACTAAAGTGGCGTCAATTCAAGTATTATTTTATCTTTTAAAACAAATTATTATTTTATTGCATCCTTTAATTCCTTTTGTAACTGAAGAAATTTATCAAAAGATGTTTAATAATAAAAAATCAATTATGGAGGAAAAATATCCGATATTTTTAGAAAATATTTTCCCAGTAAATTATTTAATTAATGTTATTAACATTATAACAGTTATTAGAGAATTACGAGCAACAAGAAATATTAAGCATCATATTGCTTTAAATTTTAATTTAAATTCTGATAATCAAGATTATCAGAAATATGCTCAGGAAATTAATGGTTTTTTGCAAAAGTTAACTAATAGTCAAATGACAACTATTAATGAGAAAATATCTAATTTAGGACAAACAATCGCACTTCCTTTAATTGACGGAACAATTGATGTCTTTTTAGATATGACAATTAATAAAAAAGAACAAAAATTATTTATTCAAAAACAGTTACAAGATATTCATCATGAGTTAGAACGAAGTAAAACAATATTAAATAATGAACAGTTTTTAAATAAAGCACCAATTGCAAAAGTTAATGCTGAAAAGCATAAATATGAACAGTATGAGGAATTATATAAACAATTACAAAAAAAATTACAAGAAATTTTATCTTAG
- a CDS encoding IS3 family transposase (programmed frameshift), with protein MGNKTSYSEEFKKQIVMLYKNGKSVINLGKEYNLPKPTIYSWVKNYNNSGSFKAKDNRTLEENEIIIITLRKELKDLKMKNDIFKASRADNDNGQKITIINSNKKKYSIRKMCKLLNISKSNYYYQINKYTRKIANNYNQEIISAFNESHQVYGARKIKVVLAHKSINLSRRKIRNIMKNNNLISKYTKTRLKCKNIQVNNHPVNNIVNRDFNNRKINEIIVSDLTYIKVGFKWFYVCFLIDLYNREIVGYSSGPNKNTELVYQAIMRITRPLSKIEIFHADRGNEFKNNIIDEILITFNIKRSLSAKGCPYDNAVAEATYKVFKTEFINGRKFNDLAQLELELFDYINWYNNLRIHGSLNYLSPVTFRKQMSI; from the exons ATGGGAAATAAAACCTCATACTCTGAAGAATTTAAAAAACAAATTGTCATGCTATACAAAAATGGCAAAAGTGTTATTAATTTAGGGAAAGAATATAATTTACCAAAACCAACTATTTATAGTTGAGTTAAAAATTATAATAATTCTGGTTCATTTAAAGCAAAAGACAATCGCACACTAGAAGAAAATGAAATAATAATAATAACTTTACGAAAAGAACTTAAAGACTTAAAAATGAAAAATGACATTT TTAAAGCAAGCCGCGCTGATAATGATAATGGCCAAAAAATAACAATAATTAATAGCAATAAGAAAAAATATTCGATAAGAAAAATGTGTAAATTATTAAATATTTCAAAATCCAATTACTATTATCAAATTAATAAATACACAAGGAAAATAGCGAATAATTATAATCAAGAAATTATCAGTGCATTTAACGAAAGCCACCAAGTCTATGGAGCTCGAAAAATCAAAGTAGTATTAGCTCATAAAAGTATTAACCTATCTAGACGCAAAATTAGAAACATTATGAAAAACAATAATTTGATATCAAAGTACACAAAAACAAGACTTAAATGCAAAAATATTCAAGTAAATAATCATCCAGTAAATAACATTGTAAACCGAGACTTTAATAATAGAAAAATAAATGAAATTATCGTTAGTGATTTAACTTATATAAAAGTGGGTTTTAAATGATTTTATGTGTGTTTCCTAATTGATTTGTATAATCGCGAGATTGTTGGTTATAGTTCCGGACCAAATAAAAATACGGAGTTGGTTTATCAAGCTATTATGCGAATTACTAGACCATTATCAAAAATTGAAATATTTCATGCCGACCGAGGTAATGAGTTTAAAAATAATATAATTGATGAAATTTTAATAACCTTTAACATTAAAAGATCATTGAGTGCGAAGGGTTGTCCATATGATAATGCAGTTGCTGAAGCAACTTATAAAGTTTTTAAAACAGAATTTATTAATGGTAGAAAATTCAATGATCTTGCACAATTAGAACTTGAATTATTTGATTACATTAATTGATACAATAATCTTAGAATACATGGCAGTTTAAATTATTTATCTCCAGTTACTTTTAGAAAACAAATGTCTATATAA
- a CDS encoding IS3 family transposase (programmed frameshift) codes for MGNKTSYSEEFKKQIVMLYKNGKNVINLGKEYNLPKPTIYSWVKNYNNSGSFKAKDNRTLEENEIIIITLRKELKDLKMENDIFKASRADNGQKITIINSNKKKYSIRKMCKLLNISKSNYYYQINKYTRKIVNNYNQEIISAFNESRQVYGARKIKVVLAHKSINLSRRKIRNIMKNNNLISKYTKTRLKCKNIQVNDHPVNNIVNRDFNNRKINETIVSDLTYIKVGFKWFYVCLLIDLYNREIVGYSSGPNKNTELVYQAIMRITRPLSKIEIFHTDRGNEFKNNIIDQLLSTFKIQRSLSAKGCPYDNAVAEATYKVFKTEFINGRKFNDLAQLELELFDYINWYNNLRIHGSLNYLSPVTFRKQMSI; via the exons ATGGGAAATAAAACCTCATACTCTGAAGAATTTAAAAAACAAATTGTCATGCTATACAAAAATGGCAAAAATGTTATTAATTTAGGGAAAGAATATAATTTACCAAAACCAACTATTTATAGTTGAGTTAAAAATTATAATAATTCTGGTTCATTTAAAGCAAAAGACAATCGCACACTAGAAGAAAATGAAATAATAATAATAACTTTACGAAAAGAACTTAAAGACTTAAAAATGGAAAATGACATTT TTAAAGCAAGCCGCGCTGATAATGGTCAAAAAATAACAATAATTAATAGCAATAAGAAAAAATATTCGATAAGAAAAATGTGTAAATTATTAAATATTTCAAAATCCAATTACTATTATCAAATTAATAAATACACAAGGAAAATAGTGAATAATTATAATCAAGAAATTATCAGTGCATTTAACGAAAGCCGCCAAGTCTATGGAGCTCGAAAAATCAAAGTAGTATTAGCTCATAAAAGTATTAACCTATCTAGACGCAAAATTAGAAACATTATGAAAAACAATAATTTGATATCAAAGTACACAAAAACAAGACTTAAATGCAAAAATATTCAAGTAAATGATCATCCAGTAAATAACATTGTAAACCGAGACTTTAATAATAGAAAAATAAATGAAACCATCGTTAGTGATTTAACTTATATAAAAGTGGGTTTTAAATGATTTTATGTATGTCTCCTAATTGATTTGTATAATCGCGAGATTGTTGGTTATAGTTCCGGACCAAATAAAAATACGGAGTTGGTTTATCAAGCTATTATGCGAATTACTAGACCATTATCAAAAATTGAAATATTTCATACCGACCGAGGTAATGAGTTTAAAAATAATATAATTGATCAATTATTATCTACATTTAAAATTCAAAGATCATTGAGTGCGAAGGGTTGTCCATATGATAATGCAGTTGCTGAAGCAACTTATAAAGTTTTTAAAACAGAATTTATTAATGGTAGAAAATTCAATGATCTTGCACAATTAGAACTTGAATTATTTGATTACATTAATTGATACAATAATCTTAGAATACATGGCAGTTTAAATTATTTATCTCCAGTTACTTTTAGAAAACAAATGTCTATATAA
- the rnc gene encoding ribonuclease III, whose protein sequence is MFIEEIKILLKTFNLEPRNIHLYEEALTHSSYTNEKQLDYNYQRLEFLGDAVLQMYTTLYLYRINNDLNEGELTIWRSQIVREETLAQVCRFYKMNEYILLGKGEIQTGGREKDSILGDVFEAIVGAIYLDLGQQAVNTFLMQTLFKKIRDKSINLVKDYKTLLQEYLQTERKDPVEYKVIFEHKNKNSYQYVAIVKSGDIIFGKGNGSSHSKAEQAAAKDAYLKLIKIVK, encoded by the coding sequence ATGTTTATTGAAGAGATTAAAATTTTGTTAAAAACATTTAATTTAGAACCACGAAATATTCATTTATATGAAGAAGCCTTGACTCATAGTTCATATACTAATGAAAAGCAATTAGATTATAATTATCAACGATTAGAATTTTTAGGTGATGCAGTGTTGCAAATGTATACAACATTATATTTATATCGAATAAATAATGATTTAAATGAAGGCGAGTTAACAATTTGACGAAGTCAGATTGTTAGAGAAGAAACCTTAGCACAAGTGTGTAGGTTTTATAAGATGAATGAGTATATTCTTTTAGGTAAAGGTGAAATTCAAACTGGTGGTCGCGAAAAAGATAGTATTTTAGGTGATGTTTTTGAAGCGATTGTGGGTGCTATTTATTTAGATTTAGGACAACAAGCAGTTAATACATTTCTAATGCAAACATTATTTAAAAAAATTAGAGATAAAAGTATTAATTTAGTTAAAGATTATAAAACTTTATTACAAGAATATTTACAAACTGAACGCAAAGACCCCGTTGAATATAAAGTTATTTTTGAACATAAAAATAAAAATAGTTATCAATATGTTGCTATTGTAAAAAGTGGTGACATTATTTTTGGTAAGGGAAATGGTAGTTCTCATAGTAAAGCTGAACAAGCAGCTGCAAAAGATGCTTATTTAAAATTAATTAAGATTGTTAAATAA